Proteins from a genomic interval of uncultured Flavobacterium sp.:
- a CDS encoding succinate dehydrogenase cytochrome b subunit, protein MAQSALLNASILKKVAMALSGIFLITFLALHVSLNFISIISEDVFNEASHFMGYNPLIQYVMQPVLAIGVIFHFVMGFVLTAQNSAARPIAYAKYNGAANASWSSRNMIISGLVILAFLGLHFYDFWFPEVTYKYIAGTAPDATRYYGELVHKFHDPIRTGLYCVAFVLLGFHLWHGFSSSLQSVGMNNKYSRFLSKVGYGFAVLVPALFIIIALFHHFNN, encoded by the coding sequence ATGGCACAATCTGCACTATTGAATGCTTCCATCTTAAAGAAAGTGGCTATGGCTCTTTCGGGAATATTCTTAATCACGTTTTTAGCGCTGCATGTTTCCTTAAATTTTATTTCTATTATTAGTGAAGATGTTTTTAACGAAGCTTCTCACTTTATGGGATACAATCCGCTAATTCAATATGTAATGCAACCAGTTTTGGCAATCGGGGTAATTTTCCATTTCGTAATGGGATTTGTATTGACTGCTCAAAATAGCGCTGCTAGACCAATTGCTTATGCAAAATACAATGGAGCTGCTAATGCTTCTTGGAGTTCAAGAAATATGATTATTTCTGGGTTGGTTATTTTAGCTTTCTTAGGATTGCATTTCTATGATTTTTGGTTTCCTGAAGTTACCTATAAATATATTGCAGGTACGGCACCAGATGCTACAAGATATTATGGAGAATTAGTTCATAAGTTTCATGATCCAATTCGTACAGGATTATATTGTGTGGCTTTTGTGTTATTAGGGTTTCACCTTTGGCACGGATTCAGTTCATCTCTTCAATCAGTAGGAATGAACAATAAATATTCTCGATTCTTAAGTAAAGTTGGTTATGGTTTTGCGGTACTTGTACCAGCACTTTTCATCATCATCGCACTATTTCATCATTTCAATAATTAA
- a CDS encoding hydroxymethylglutaryl-CoA synthase, whose protein sequence is MKTGIDAISFDVANIHLPIKTLAIARNIEPEKLEKGLGLIKMTLPDVHQDAVVFGANALTKLILDNNINLNEISRIYVGTESGIDSSKPISSFLISLMEQKFGEDSLSECDVVDFTFACIGGVDALQNCVDFVKLNPNKKAIVVTTDFAKYDLNSTGEYTQGAGAVAMLVTSNPRVIAFDENWATSTKGVFDFFKPYRTISKEAISQNENNDPWFDNLEAEIEIHKDQPVFDGQYSNQCYMDRTRNAYFSFKKLKNTTESLYNSWNNIIMHLPYSFQGRRMLSEIYALDHTYKIISENIEPADYQNKIKEVGKSDEYKKFVTEKLQPAELASSLIGNLYTGSIFMGLLSTLAHYYDTKQEIAGTKFGFLAYGSGSKSKVFEGTIQPEWKSALAKTKLFKNLEESVEIGFETYESLHKKEQKQSIRTPKNEWVLDRIEKEIPNLIGARYYKWIE, encoded by the coding sequence ATGAAAACAGGAATCGACGCTATCTCTTTTGATGTAGCCAACATACATTTACCCATAAAAACTTTGGCAATTGCCAGAAATATTGAACCCGAAAAATTAGAAAAAGGTTTGGGGTTAATCAAGATGACTTTGCCAGATGTTCACCAGGATGCTGTTGTTTTTGGAGCAAACGCTTTGACAAAACTAATCCTTGATAACAATATAAACCTAAACGAAATTAGTCGGATTTATGTTGGAACTGAAAGCGGAATCGACAGTTCTAAACCAATCAGTTCTTTCTTAATTAGTTTAATGGAACAAAAATTCGGAGAAGATTCTTTGTCCGAATGTGATGTAGTCGATTTTACTTTTGCCTGTATTGGTGGTGTTGATGCTTTGCAAAACTGTGTTGATTTTGTAAAACTAAATCCAAACAAAAAAGCAATTGTTGTTACTACTGATTTCGCTAAATACGATTTAAATTCAACTGGAGAATATACGCAAGGTGCCGGAGCTGTGGCAATGTTGGTAACTTCGAACCCAAGAGTTATTGCTTTTGATGAAAATTGGGCAACAAGTACAAAAGGTGTTTTCGACTTTTTCAAACCCTACAGAACTATCTCAAAAGAAGCGATTTCTCAAAACGAAAACAACGATCCTTGGTTTGATAATTTAGAAGCCGAGATTGAAATCCATAAAGATCAACCGGTTTTTGATGGTCAATATTCGAATCAATGTTATATGGATCGTACACGAAATGCTTACTTTTCGTTTAAGAAATTAAAAAACACAACCGAATCGCTATACAATTCCTGGAATAATATTATCATGCATCTTCCCTATTCTTTTCAGGGACGAAGAATGTTATCTGAGATTTACGCTTTAGATCATACATATAAAATAATTTCAGAAAATATTGAGCCAGCAGATTATCAAAATAAAATTAAAGAAGTTGGAAAGTCTGACGAATATAAAAAGTTCGTAACCGAGAAATTACAGCCTGCAGAATTGGCTTCATCGTTAATTGGGAATCTTTATACAGGATCTATTTTCATGGGATTATTATCAACTTTAGCTCATTATTACGATACAAAGCAAGAAATTGCCGGAACTAAATTCGGATTTCTGGCTTACGGAAGCGGATCAAAATCAAAAGTTTTTGAAGGAACAATTCAACCGGAATGGAAATCGGCTTTAGCCAAAACCAAACTTTTTAAAAACTTAGAAGAAAGTGTAGAAATTGGTTTTGAAACTTATGAAAGTCTTCATAAAAAAGAACAAAAACAAAGCATCAGAACACCTAAAAACGAATGGGTTTTAGATAGAATCGAAAAAGAAATTCCGAATTTGATTGGGGCGAGATATTATAAATGGATTGAATAA
- a CDS encoding GNAT family N-acetyltransferase, which translates to MESKIKIRKIEKQDLDFVYKAICELENEILDSEVFEEIFNENISNPKNIYLIAENENEGLGFISFHTQNLLHHCGLVGEIQEFFIHQKYRGQGVGKQLIEKIMNYADQNKLKSIEVTTNKRRVENVLIYENLGFGLTHNKFTIYK; encoded by the coding sequence ATGGAATCAAAAATTAAAATCAGAAAAATAGAAAAACAAGACTTAGACTTCGTCTACAAAGCAATATGCGAACTCGAGAATGAAATTTTAGATTCCGAAGTTTTCGAAGAAATATTCAATGAAAACATTTCAAACCCAAAAAACATTTATCTAATTGCGGAAAATGAAAATGAAGGTTTAGGTTTTATTAGCTTTCACACACAAAACCTTTTACATCATTGCGGATTAGTTGGCGAAATTCAGGAGTTTTTTATCCATCAAAAATATCGTGGTCAAGGCGTTGGTAAACAATTGATCGAAAAAATCATGAATTATGCAGATCAAAATAAATTAAAAAGTATCGAAGTTACGACAAATAAAAGACGAGTAGAAAACGTGCTGATTTACGAAAATCTTGGTTTTGGTTTAACGCATAATAAGTTTACGATTTACAAGTGA
- a CDS encoding polymer-forming cytoskeletal protein, which yields MHNSGFKLITIKEVKTQFPFLIDHEGFDYFDEWNDDDFFLIANEEVSFEGDFYLDLYEDKEKKWLSGLLNLPLKEIEKTRIEGILINGNFSITGTIINAEGDYGPYVFINGNVTCQSLLLGGSYVEISENVKAEEVVMTSYNHGKFKCSGVINSPVFIVEDHYTTFAERKNDLFYYNDRTNDFDSKNDCEYDDDSDEDIISVELRKHLENPLIETFEELKRELEKGELVLKQNNPAPKTYEYWQNRVASNYRDLKLVPHQFKTKELCELALNITFHALSFVNQEFITRELCERLVDKDGFAIQKIPDDFITKELCLKAAKSGTLISLIPKEFYSEELILTTFENGKHEPNINDVPSEFITENLLKEYVKIGKGLWLDKVCKENGIDKLTILKQVIDSGIENLDPVFGNHFSKETVEYAFSVYKNQEDWNNYVHKYKVKFERLELNNYL from the coding sequence ATGCACAATTCAGGTTTTAAATTAATAACAATAAAAGAAGTTAAAACGCAATTTCCGTTTTTAATCGATCATGAAGGATTTGATTATTTTGACGAATGGAACGACGACGATTTCTTTCTTATAGCAAATGAAGAGGTAAGTTTTGAAGGCGATTTTTACTTAGATCTTTATGAAGATAAAGAGAAAAAGTGGCTTTCAGGTTTATTAAATTTACCGTTAAAAGAAATTGAAAAAACACGAATCGAAGGGATTTTAATAAACGGGAATTTCTCGATAACAGGCACAATAATAAATGCCGAAGGAGATTACGGACCTTATGTTTTTATTAATGGAAATGTTACTTGCCAAAGTTTATTATTGGGCGGTTCGTATGTCGAAATAAGCGAAAATGTAAAAGCCGAAGAAGTGGTGATGACCTCGTATAATCACGGAAAATTTAAATGTTCTGGCGTTATCAATTCTCCGGTTTTTATAGTCGAAGATCATTATACAACTTTTGCAGAGCGAAAAAACGACTTGTTTTATTATAATGATAGAACGAATGATTTTGACTCAAAAAATGATTGCGAATATGATGATGATTCTGATGAAGATATTATTTCAGTCGAATTGCGCAAGCATTTGGAGAATCCTTTGATAGAAACTTTTGAAGAATTAAAGCGTGAATTAGAAAAGGGAGAATTGGTTTTAAAACAAAATAATCCCGCTCCTAAAACTTATGAATATTGGCAAAATAGAGTTGCATCAAATTATAGAGATTTAAAGTTAGTTCCGCATCAATTTAAAACCAAAGAATTGTGCGAATTGGCTTTGAATATTACATTTCATGCGTTGTCATTTGTCAATCAGGAATTTATTACGAGGGAACTTTGCGAAAGATTAGTTGATAAAGATGGATTTGCGATTCAGAAAATTCCGGATGACTTTATAACAAAAGAACTTTGCTTAAAAGCGGCCAAAAGCGGAACATTAATTTCGCTGATTCCAAAGGAATTTTATTCTGAAGAATTGATTTTAACTACATTTGAAAACGGAAAGCACGAACCGAATATAAATGATGTTCCTTCTGAATTTATTACCGAAAATTTGCTCAAAGAATATGTAAAAATAGGTAAAGGATTATGGCTGGATAAGGTTTGTAAAGAAAACGGAATTGATAAACTGACTATTTTAAAACAAGTAATCGATTCAGGAATAGAAAATTTAGATCCAGTTTTTGGAAATCATTTTAGTAAAGAAACGGTTGAATATGCTTTTTCTGTTTATAAAAATCAAGAGGATTGGAATAATTACGTTCACAAATACAAGGTTAAATTTGAGCGTCTTGAATTGAATAATTATTTGTGA
- a CDS encoding helix-turn-helix transcriptional regulator, which yields MSTAPKPRHIGRNISRIRELRDMKQEALAQAIGTSQQSISIIEGSESVDDEKLKAIAEALGVPAEVIKNFSEEAVFNIIGNTYHNDASSIKNNNCTFNPLDKLLEAFEENKKLYERLVEAEKEKVAFLEKLLSEK from the coding sequence ATGAGCACAGCACCAAAACCTAGACACATCGGGCGAAACATAAGCCGAATTAGAGAGCTTCGAGATATGAAACAAGAAGCACTTGCACAAGCAATTGGCACTTCGCAACAATCTATCTCTATTATTGAAGGAAGCGAAAGTGTTGACGACGAAAAACTAAAAGCAATTGCCGAAGCTTTGGGCGTTCCTGCCGAAGTGATAAAGAATTTTTCGGAAGAAGCTGTTTTTAATATTATTGGAAATACTTATCATAATGATGCTTCTTCTATAAAAAACAACAATTGCACATTTAATCCTTTAGATAAACTTCTTGAAGCTTTTGAAGAGAATAAAAAACTTTATGAAAGATTGGTTGAAGCAGAAAAAGAGAAAGTTGCTTTTTTAGAGAAGTTATTGAGCGAGAAATAA
- a CDS encoding transglutaminase domain-containing protein, with amino-acid sequence MKINRLIVLLILLISISGYSQIKNFEEIEKYVKEVPQSETSDIETLTKYLKKNAKTKTEILARIYFWMVQNIEYDWDAVRNNEQIDVSAISTLENRKSVCAGYANLFKAICDNAKIKCVVIDGYAKATGFYHGEKLTKPNHAWNAVKLYDKWEFVDVTWGRESILTNEGQKELWNARYFLDDPNDFILEHFPEDEVWQLLDNEISIDNFFSAEMEDKRKARLHQSSIDE; translated from the coding sequence ATGAAGATAAACAGATTAATAGTATTGTTGATTTTATTGATTTCGATTTCTGGCTATTCTCAAATTAAGAATTTTGAAGAGATAGAAAAGTATGTAAAAGAAGTTCCACAATCTGAAACTTCAGATATTGAAACTTTGACAAAATATTTAAAGAAAAATGCTAAAACAAAAACAGAAATTTTAGCGAGAATTTATTTTTGGATGGTGCAAAATATAGAATATGATTGGGATGCAGTTCGTAATAATGAACAAATCGATGTCTCTGCAATTTCTACTTTAGAAAATAGAAAATCTGTGTGCGCAGGATATGCAAATTTGTTTAAAGCGATTTGTGATAATGCCAAAATAAAATGCGTAGTAATTGACGGATATGCTAAAGCAACTGGTTTTTATCATGGTGAAAAATTAACGAAACCAAATCACGCATGGAACGCAGTAAAACTTTATGATAAATGGGAGTTCGTTGATGTTACTTGGGGAAGGGAATCGATTTTAACCAACGAAGGGCAAAAGGAATTATGGAATGCTAGATATTTTTTAGATGATCCAAATGACTTTATTCTTGAACATTTTCCCGAAGATGAAGTATGGCAATTGTTGGATAATGAAATAAGTATTGATAACTTTTTTAGTGCTGAAATGGAAGATAAACGAAAAGCAAGATTGCATCAATCATCAATAGATGAGTAA
- a CDS encoding aminopeptidase P family protein, with the protein MKYHQINSALFVKNRRKFTAEMKPNSVAVFNSNDIYPISADSTLPFEQHRDIFYLSGVDQEESVLLLFPDAPYEEQKEILFLKETSEHIAIWEGEKLTKERAFQVSGIRTVYWLQDFHKVLNEMMTYADTMYINTNEHYRATVETETREARFVKWWKERYPAHNVAKSNPILQRIRSIKESEEIDLLQHACDITEKGFRRLLPFVKPNVTEYEIEAELIHEFIRNRSKGFAYTPIIASGNNANVLHYIENNQQCKAGDLILLDVAAEYANYSSDMTRTIPVSGKYSERQKAVYNAVLRVKNEATKMLTPGTLWKQYHIEVGKIMTSELLGLGLIDKADVQNENPNWPAYKKYFMHGTSHHLGLNTHDYGLLHEPMKANMVFTVEPGIYIPAEGFGIRLEDNVVIQEKGEPFNLMRNIPIEADEIESLMNS; encoded by the coding sequence ATGAAATATCATCAAATAAACAGCGCTCTTTTTGTAAAAAATCGCAGAAAATTCACGGCAGAAATGAAACCTAACAGTGTTGCCGTTTTCAATTCAAATGACATTTACCCAATTAGTGCCGACAGTACTTTGCCGTTTGAACAACACAGAGACATTTTTTATCTGAGTGGTGTGGATCAGGAAGAAAGTGTTTTGCTTTTGTTTCCGGATGCACCTTATGAGGAACAAAAAGAAATCCTTTTCCTGAAAGAAACCAGCGAACATATTGCAATTTGGGAAGGTGAAAAACTGACTAAAGAACGTGCTTTTCAGGTTTCAGGAATTAGAACTGTTTATTGGCTACAGGATTTTCATAAAGTTTTGAACGAAATGATGACCTATGCAGATACCATGTACATTAATACCAACGAACATTACAGAGCAACTGTTGAAACGGAAACTCGTGAGGCTCGTTTTGTAAAATGGTGGAAAGAACGTTATCCGGCACACAATGTTGCAAAAAGTAACCCGATTTTGCAACGTATTCGCTCTATAAAAGAAAGCGAAGAAATCGATTTGCTTCAGCACGCTTGTGATATTACAGAAAAAGGTTTCCGTAGATTGTTGCCATTTGTAAAACCAAACGTTACTGAATATGAAATCGAAGCTGAATTAATTCACGAATTCATCCGTAACCGTTCTAAAGGTTTTGCTTACACACCAATTATTGCTTCGGGAAATAATGCAAACGTTTTGCATTATATCGAAAACAATCAACAATGTAAAGCCGGAGATTTAATTTTATTGGATGTTGCTGCCGAATATGCTAATTATTCTAGCGACATGACAAGAACAATTCCTGTTTCCGGGAAATATTCTGAAAGACAAAAGGCAGTTTACAATGCGGTTTTAAGAGTTAAAAACGAAGCAACAAAAATGTTGACTCCGGGAACGCTTTGGAAACAATATCATATTGAAGTAGGTAAAATCATGACTTCTGAATTGCTTGGTTTGGGCTTGATTGACAAAGCTGATGTTCAGAACGAAAATCCGAATTGGCCAGCATACAAAAAATATTTCATGCACGGAACTTCTCATCACTTGGGATTAAACACACACGATTATGGTTTGCTTCACGAACCAATGAAAGCCAATATGGTTTTTACAGTTGAACCTGGAATTTATATTCCGGCTGAAGGTTTTGGAATTCGTCTGGAAGATAATGTTGTGATTCAGGAAAAAGGAGAACCTTTTAACCTAATGCGTAATATTCCGATTGAGGCAGATGAAATCGAAAGCTTAATGAACTCATAA